The Lysobacter enzymogenes DNA segment GCTCGTTGCAGCTCACGCCCTTGATGGCGAGCACGCGCTTGTTGGGTTCCAGTTCCAGCACGCGGTCGATCAGCAGGAACGGGTAGCGGTGCGGCAGCAGTTGCTGGATCGCCGGCACGTCGAGCGGGAGTTGCAGGGTCTGGCTCATCTTGTCTTTCGTCCTTTGACGCACGTCCTGTGCTCGCGGCCGCCGCGCCTGGCGGCCCTTGTGGTGTGACGCGGTTCCGTCATTGTCCCGCAGTTTCCGCGGCGGGTGTGGCGGCACCGTATGGAAGCGGCATCGTATGCGGGCGCGCGCCGCGCGCGGCTCAGGCCCCGTCGTCGCCGCTGCCGCTGCCGCTGCCGCGGGTGCGCCGGGCGATCGCGTCGAGCTGCTTGAAGCGCGCGGCGTTCTTGCGCCAGCTGCGGTTGTCCATCAGCGGGGTGCCGGAGGAGTACTCGCCCGGCTCGCGGATCGAGCTGGTGACCAGGCTCATCGCGGTGACGGTGACCTTGTCGCAGACTTCCAGGTGGCCGAGCACGCCGGCGCCGCCGCCGATCAGGCAGTAGCGGCCGATCTTGGCGCTGCCGGCCGCGGCCGAACAGCCGGCCATGGCGCTGTGCGCGCCGATGTGGACGTTGTGGCCGATCTGGATCTGGTTGTCGAGGCGCACGTCTTCCTCGAGCACGGTGTCCTCGATGGCGCCGCGGTCGATGCAGGTGTTGGCGCCGATCTCGCAGTCGTCGCCGATGCGGACCCCGCCGAGCTGCGGCACCTTGAGCCAGCGGCCGGCTTCCATCGCCAGGCCGAAGCCGTCGGCGCCGAGCACCGCGCCGGGATGGATCAGCACGCGTTGGCCCAGGCGCACCCGGGTCACCAGGGTCACCCGCGCGACCAACTCGCAGCCTTCGCCGACCGTGCAGTCCTCGCCGATCACGCAGCCCGGTCCGATCGTGGCGCCGGCTTCGACGCGGCTGCGCGCGCCGATGCTGACGAACGCGCCGACGTGCGCCGCCGGCGAGACCTCGGCGGAGGGATCGATCGCGGCGGACGCATGGATGCCCGGCGGCCGCTCGGGGCGGGGCTCGAACAAGGCGGAAATCTTGGCGAAGGCCGAGTAGGGATCGCGCGCGATCAGCGCGGTGCCGGCGTAGCCGGCGGCGTCCTGCTCGCGCATCACCACCACGCCGGCGGCGCTGGCGTCGAGTTGCGAGCGGTATTTGGGGTTGGCCAGGAACGCCAACTGCGCCGGCCCGGCCTTGGCCAGGGTGCCGACGCCGCTCACGCGCGCCTCGCCGTCGCCGTGCAGGCCGAGCGCGAAACGCTCGGCCAGTTCGCGGGCGGTGTGGCCTGGGCTGTCCACGGATGCGTGCGGCCGCGCGGCCGCGCTCAGAACGTGCCGCCGAAGGTGAACTGCAGGCGCTCGAGTTCGTCGCCGCGGCCGGTGGGCTTGCCGTTGACGTCGAGCACGTCGTCCTGCTTCTTGAACGGGAACGCGTAGCTGATCGAGATCGGGCCCATCGGCGAACGCCACATCAGCGCGATGCCGGCCGAGGCGCGCAGCTCGCCCGCGTCGAAGGCGTCGTAGTCCTTGTACACGTTGCCGAAGTCCACGAACGCCGAGACGCGCGCGGCCGGGGTGTCGAGCAGGGTCGGGAAATACATTTCCAGCGAGCCGGTGGTCTTGAACGCGCCGCCCAGCGGCTGCGCGTAGCTGCCGTTGGTCGCCGCCTCGCGCGGGCCGAGGGTGTTGTCGGTGAAGCCGCGCACCGAGCGCACGCCGCCGGCGTAGAAGTTCTCGAAGAACGGCAGGCCGGTGGCGGTGATCGTCTCCGGCGGCAGCGGGCCGGTCGGGCCGTCGCGGTCGATGACGCGGCTGACGTCCTTGCCGTAGCTGTCGCCGTAGCCGACCTCGGCGCGGGTGTTGAGCACCAGGTGGCGCGACAGCGGCCAGAACTTGGAGAAGCTGTAGTTGAGCTTGTAGTACTCGGCGGTCGAGCCAGGCAGGGTCGCTTCCAGCCACAGGCGCTGCTGGGTGCCCGCGGTCGGGGTCAGCGCGTGGTTGAGGCTGTTGCGGCCCCAGCCCACCTGCGCGCGCCAGGCGTGGAAGGTGCGGTGGCCGAGCGCGTCGAGGTAGTCGACGATGCTGCGCGGGGTGTAGCCCTCGCCGGCGATGATCTCGTTGCTGTCGATGCCGACCAGGCCGGTGATCGAGTCGGTCTCGGTCAGCGGAATGCCGAGCACGACCTGCGCGGTGCCGTTGGTGGTCGAGTACTGCGCGGTGTTGAAGTCGGAGTAGTCGAGCTTGCGCCAGGACAGGTTGTAGCCCAGCGAGACGCCGTCGTCGGTGAAGTAGGGGTTGGTGTAGGAGAAGTCGAAGCGCTCCTGGTAGTAGCTGCGCTGCGCCTGCACCGACACGCGGTTGCCGCTGCCGAGGAAGTTGTTCTGCGAAAGCTGGATCTGCGTGGTCAGCTTGCCGAGCTGCGAGTAGCCCAGGCCGAACACGAAGCTGCCCGAAGTGGTTTCCTTGAGGTTGTAGACCACGTCGACCTGGTCGCTGCTGCCCGGCACGGGCTTGCTTTCCACGTCCACGGTCTCGAAGTAGCCCAGGCCCTGCAGGCGGATCTTGGAGCGGTCGATCGCCGCCTGCGAGTACCAGGTGCCTTCGAACTGGCGCATCTCGCGGCGCAGGACCTCGTCGCCGGTGCGGGTGTTGCCCTTGAACACGATCCGGCGCACGTTGACGCGCGGGCCCGGCACCACCTGCATGTTGATGCCGACGGTCTTGTTCTCGCGGTTGATGTCCGGGATCGGATTGACCTGGGCGAAGGCGTAGCCGACGTTGCCCAGGGTCGCGGTGATCGCGTCGGAGCTGATCTCCAGCAGGCGCCGCGAGAAGATCTGCTCGGGCTTGACGATGACCAGCTTCTCGATGTCTTCCTTCGGCAGCACGGTGTCGCCGGTGACCTGCACGCTGGCGATCTTGTACTGGTCGCCCTCGCTGATGCCGGCGGTGAGGAACATGTCCTGCCGGTTCGGGCTGATCGCGACCTGGGTCGAGTCGATGCTGAAGTCGACGTAGCCGCGGTCGAGGTAGAAGGAGTTGAGCTTTTCCAGGTCGCCGGACAGCTTCTCGCGCGAGTACTGGTCGTCGCGGCGGTACCAGCTCAGCCAGTTGTGCTCGCGCGATTCCCAGGCGTTGAGGATGTCCTTCTGCTCGAACTTGTCGTTGCCGATCAGGTTGATGTGGCGGATCTTCGCCGCCTTGCCTTCCTTGACGTTGATCGTGATGTCGACGCGGTTGCGGTCCAGGCGCGACACGGTCGGGGTGATCTCGACGTTGTACTTGCCGCGGTTGTTGTACTGGCGCGCGAGATCCTGGGTGACCTTGTCCAGGGCCAGGCGGTCGAAGGTCTCGCCTTCGGCGAGGCCGATCTCCTTCAGGCCCTTGAGCAGGTCGTCGGACTTGATGTCCTTGTTGCCGGTCAGGGTCAGCTTGTTGATCGCCGGACGCTCGGTCACGGTGACCACCAGGATGCTGCCCTGGCGGTCGAGCTGCACGTCCTCGAAGAAGCCGGTCTTGTACAGCGCGCGGATCGCGTCGCCGGCCTTGGCGCTGTCCATGGTGTCGCCGCGCTCGACCGGCAGGTAGGTGAACACCGTACCGGCGGAAATGCGCTGCAGGCCGTCGATGCGGATGTCGCTGACGGTGAACGAGCCCGGCGCCGGGGTCTTGGCGCCGCCTCCCAGCGCGAACGGATCGGCGGACTGCGCCATCGCGGGAATCGCCGGGGCCGAGGTCATTGCCGTGGCAAGGGCGAGGGCCAGCAGGCGGCGATTAGGGGTTCGCGTCATCATTACGTCCGTTGGGGGTCTGGTCTGCAGCGCAGCGGCGCGGGCAGGGGGCTGAAGCGGCTGGTGGGTCGGGGCGATAGCGTTGGAGCGAGCGTCA contains these protein-coding regions:
- the lpxD gene encoding UDP-3-O-(3-hydroxymyristoyl)glucosamine N-acyltransferase; the encoded protein is MDSPGHTARELAERFALGLHGDGEARVSGVGTLAKAGPAQLAFLANPKYRSQLDASAAGVVVMREQDAAGYAGTALIARDPYSAFAKISALFEPRPERPPGIHASAAIDPSAEVSPAAHVGAFVSIGARSRVEAGATIGPGCVIGEDCTVGEGCELVARVTLVTRVRLGQRVLIHPGAVLGADGFGLAMEAGRWLKVPQLGGVRIGDDCEIGANTCIDRGAIEDTVLEEDVRLDNQIQIGHNVHIGAHSAMAGCSAAAGSAKIGRYCLIGGGAGVLGHLEVCDKVTVTAMSLVTSSIREPGEYSSGTPLMDNRSWRKNAARFKQLDAIARRTRGSGSGSGDDGA
- the bamA gene encoding outer membrane protein assembly factor BamA translates to MTRTPNRRLLALALATAMTSAPAIPAMAQSADPFALGGGAKTPAPGSFTVSDIRIDGLQRISAGTVFTYLPVERGDTMDSAKAGDAIRALYKTGFFEDVQLDRQGSILVVTVTERPAINKLTLTGNKDIKSDDLLKGLKEIGLAEGETFDRLALDKVTQDLARQYNNRGKYNVEITPTVSRLDRNRVDITINVKEGKAAKIRHINLIGNDKFEQKDILNAWESREHNWLSWYRRDDQYSREKLSGDLEKLNSFYLDRGYVDFSIDSTQVAISPNRQDMFLTAGISEGDQYKIASVQVTGDTVLPKEDIEKLVIVKPEQIFSRRLLEISSDAITATLGNVGYAFAQVNPIPDINRENKTVGINMQVVPGPRVNVRRIVFKGNTRTGDEVLRREMRQFEGTWYSQAAIDRSKIRLQGLGYFETVDVESKPVPGSSDQVDVVYNLKETTSGSFVFGLGYSQLGKLTTQIQLSQNNFLGSGNRVSVQAQRSYYQERFDFSYTNPYFTDDGVSLGYNLSWRKLDYSDFNTAQYSTTNGTAQVVLGIPLTETDSITGLVGIDSNEIIAGEGYTPRSIVDYLDALGHRTFHAWRAQVGWGRNSLNHALTPTAGTQQRLWLEATLPGSTAEYYKLNYSFSKFWPLSRHLVLNTRAEVGYGDSYGKDVSRVIDRDGPTGPLPPETITATGLPFFENFYAGGVRSVRGFTDNTLGPREAATNGSYAQPLGGAFKTTGSLEMYFPTLLDTPAARVSAFVDFGNVYKDYDAFDAGELRASAGIALMWRSPMGPISISYAFPFKKQDDVLDVNGKPTGRGDELERLQFTFGGTF